The proteins below are encoded in one region of Leptotrichia sp. oral taxon 218:
- a CDS encoding M48 family metallopeptidase has protein sequence MKTEKILGYEVHRKKVKNINLRIKENMQIYISAPENLHSDYIKNFLISKEKWIKNVLKKLEKIKEERKEKEYITGEIHNFLGQKYVLIVKLGNINRVALKSDKKNEIILTVNSDVFDNSEEKKRILEKWYFENAKKVFLELLKKWMEILNEDVKKFSVKPLSKKWGFCNYTKRYVTLNVELIKRTPFEIEYVILHELAHLKYPNHGKGFYNYVEKYMPNYRNAEKMLNAKHHY, from the coding sequence ATGAAAACTGAGAAAATATTGGGTTATGAAGTTCATAGAAAAAAAGTTAAAAATATAAATTTGAGAATAAAAGAAAATATGCAAATTTATATTTCCGCTCCAGAAAATTTGCACAGTGATTACATAAAAAACTTTTTGATTTCGAAAGAAAAATGGATAAAAAATGTCTTAAAAAAACTTGAAAAAATAAAAGAAGAACGAAAAGAAAAGGAATATATTACTGGAGAAATTCATAATTTTTTGGGTCAAAAATATGTTTTAATTGTAAAATTGGGAAATATTAATCGAGTGGCTTTAAAAAGTGATAAAAAAAATGAAATTATTTTGACAGTCAACAGCGATGTTTTTGATAATTCGGAAGAAAAAAAGAGAATTTTGGAAAAGTGGTATTTTGAAAATGCTAAAAAAGTTTTTTTAGAATTATTGAAAAAATGGATGGAAATTTTGAATGAAGATGTAAAAAAATTTTCGGTAAAACCATTAAGTAAAAAATGGGGATTTTGTAATTATACAAAAAGATATGTGACTTTAAATGTGGAACTTATAAAGCGAACTCCGTTTGAAATCGAATATGTAATTTTGCATGAACTTGCTCATTTAAAATATCCAAATCACGGAAAAGGATTTTACAATTATGTAGAAAAATATATGCCAAATTATAGAAATGCTGAAAAAATGCTAAATGCAAAGCATCATTATTAA
- a CDS encoding NUDIX domain-containing protein, which produces MQFNFNDDIKFIMQKLNANGSGFLVGGAIRDLILRRDPGDYDFATDIEYSTLKAIFSDYSPKEVGAHFGILMIHLNGVDYEIAKFRRETGVYNSRYPKEIKFVKKIEDDLSRRDFTINAMAYSQKTGVIDLFGGLKDLKNKTIKFVGNPKLRIEEDALRILRAFRFMAKLGFNLDKKTAEAICEKRKFLNKISHERIFDEFSKILIAPYAIKALKKMKSLKVLEFIIPEFRYAYNFDQNNPHHTDDLFHHIIKVVNLCDKDLITRFAALFHDLGKINTKSIDAKGIFHFYGHEKESALIAEEELRELRAPKEFINSVKKLILNHMLIYQEVSDKTLKKLIINFEEKNLKRLFDLFSADLNSKNINSKEENQKILDNFLQRIENLKKQGNIPSIKDLDLTGIDLINLKFENREIGKLKNELYELVLSDELKNEKEELIKYLAKKYDLCQNFKYENSCGAIVFNNKIKKFLIVKMFNGNWGFPKGHIEEYETQVETAKREVFEETGIEINIVSEKKYEIKYIPNETTIKKVTFFIGITENEEVTVDEQEIEAYKWCSYEEALKTITYRLQKEVLENSYKILKQKNLESLEN; this is translated from the coding sequence ATGCAATTTAATTTTAATGACGACATAAAATTTATAATGCAAAAGTTAAATGCAAATGGAAGTGGATTTCTTGTCGGAGGAGCGATACGAGATTTAATCTTGCGTCGTGATCCCGGAGATTATGATTTTGCTACTGATATTGAATATTCAACGCTAAAGGCGATTTTTTCAGATTATTCACCAAAAGAAGTGGGTGCTCATTTTGGAATTTTGATGATTCATTTAAATGGCGTAGATTATGAAATTGCAAAGTTTCGTCGTGAAACTGGAGTTTACAACAGCAGATACCCAAAAGAAATTAAATTTGTAAAAAAAATTGAAGATGACTTATCTCGTCGGGATTTTACGATAAATGCAATGGCATATAGCCAAAAAACTGGGGTTATTGATCTTTTTGGAGGTTTAAAAGACTTAAAAAATAAAACTATTAAATTTGTTGGAAATCCAAAGTTACGAATTGAAGAAGATGCGCTAAGAATTTTGAGAGCTTTTAGATTTATGGCAAAACTTGGGTTTAATCTTGATAAAAAGACAGCTGAAGCGATTTGTGAAAAAAGAAAATTTTTGAATAAAATTTCGCATGAGAGAATTTTTGATGAATTTAGTAAAATTTTGATTGCACCATATGCCATAAAAGCGTTAAAAAAGATGAAATCGCTAAAAGTTTTGGAATTTATAATTCCTGAATTTCGCTATGCTTATAACTTTGACCAAAATAATCCACATCACACCGATGATTTATTTCATCACATAATTAAAGTTGTAAATCTTTGCGATAAAGACTTGATTACAAGATTTGCTGCACTTTTTCACGATCTTGGAAAAATTAACACAAAAAGTATTGATGCAAAAGGGATTTTTCACTTTTATGGACACGAAAAGGAGAGCGCACTTATTGCTGAAGAAGAACTTAGGGAACTTAGAGCGCCAAAAGAGTTTATAAATTCTGTAAAAAAACTAATTTTAAATCATATGTTAATCTATCAAGAGGTTTCTGATAAAACTTTGAAAAAATTGATAATTAATTTTGAAGAAAAAAATTTAAAGCGGCTTTTTGATTTATTTTCTGCCGACTTAAATTCTAAAAATATAAATTCTAAAGAAGAAAATCAAAAAATTCTGGATAATTTTTTGCAAAGAATTGAAAATTTGAAAAAACAGGGAAATATTCCTAGCATTAAAGATTTGGATTTGACGGGAATTGACCTGATAAATTTGAAATTTGAAAATAGAGAAATTGGAAAACTAAAAAATGAATTGTATGAATTGGTTTTATCAGATGAATTAAAAAATGAAAAAGAGGAATTGATAAAATATTTAGCAAAAAAATATGATTTGTGTCAAAATTTTAAATATGAAAATTCTTGCGGTGCGATTGTTTTTAATAATAAAATTAAAAAATTTCTGATTGTGAAGATGTTTAATGGAAATTGGGGATTTCCCAAAGGTCACATCGAAGAATATGAAACTCAAGTTGAAACAGCAAAAAGAGAAGTTTTTGAAGAAACTGGAATTGAAATTAATATTGTTTCTGAAAAAAAATATGAGATAAAATATATTCCGAATGAAACAACAATCAAAAAAGTTACATTTTTTATTGGAATAACGGAAAATGAAGAAGTGACAGTTGACGAGCAGGAAATTGAAGCATATAAATGGTGCTCTTATGAAGAAGCACTAAAAACAATAACTTATCGACTGCAAAAAGAAGTTTTGGAAAATTCTTACAAAATTTTGAAACAGAAAAATTTAGAAAGTTTGGAAAATTAA
- a CDS encoding sucrose-6-phosphate hydrolase, whose amino-acid sequence MDFKQVKENEEKAVLKNKNVVDSDFWRQKYHIQGIVGLINDPNGFSQFNGEYHMFYQWNPLSTEHKNKTWAHSKSHDLLHWERCETALRPDTWYSKNGVYSGSGIVIDGKLYLFYTGNVKDAEGNRESYQCIAVSEDGEHFDRWEPSIVNQPDGYTRHIRDPKIWEKDGKYYAVLGIQSEKLEGKVVLYSSENIKDWKFEGEIAGANHGKLKDFGFMWECPDYFQLKDEKTGKVVDLLVALPQGLEPQGDLYNNKYQTGYFFGKLDYEKPEFEISSEFVEIDRGHDFYAPQSMEDDKGRRIVVGWMGVPEDEDFPTVKNEWIHCLTLPRELKVRDGKLYQEPISEMVSIRGEKMEFEGFVKGEKEIGKGKTYELIAKFNDISSDFGLKLRVGKDSETVVKFDFEDKKLVLDRSCGAQADKSVRKVFLGDRKDLELRIFVDNSSVEIFVNNGEEVFSSRIFPSENADKIIVFAENETKVKLEKWEWQ is encoded by the coding sequence ATGGATTTTAAGCAAGTGAAGGAAAATGAAGAAAAAGCTGTTTTAAAAAATAAAAATGTCGTTGATAGTGACTTTTGGCGACAAAAATATCACATTCAAGGAATTGTGGGACTTATAAATGATCCTAATGGATTTTCACAGTTTAACGGAGAATATCATATGTTTTACCAATGGAATCCGCTTAGCACAGAGCATAAAAATAAAACTTGGGCTCACAGTAAAAGCCATGATTTACTGCATTGGGAAAGATGCGAAACTGCATTAAGACCTGATACTTGGTATTCAAAAAATGGAGTTTATTCTGGAAGTGGAATTGTAATTGATGGAAAACTTTATTTATTTTACACTGGAAATGTAAAAGATGCAGAAGGGAATAGAGAATCATACCAATGTATCGCAGTTTCAGAAGATGGAGAGCACTTTGACAGATGGGAGCCAAGCATAGTAAACCAGCCAGATGGATATACAAGACACATAAGAGATCCAAAAATTTGGGAAAAAGACGGAAAATATTATGCAGTTCTTGGAATTCAAAGTGAAAAACTGGAAGGAAAAGTTGTACTTTACTCTTCAGAAAATATAAAAGATTGGAAATTTGAAGGCGAAATTGCTGGAGCAAATCATGGAAAATTAAAAGATTTTGGATTTATGTGGGAATGTCCAGATTATTTTCAATTAAAAGATGAAAAAACTGGAAAAGTCGTTGATTTATTGGTAGCTTTGCCACAAGGATTAGAACCGCAAGGGGATTTATATAACAATAAATATCAGACAGGATATTTTTTTGGAAAATTGGACTACGAAAAACCAGAATTTGAAATTAGCTCGGAATTTGTGGAAATTGACAGAGGACACGATTTTTATGCGCCGCAATCAATGGAAGATGACAAAGGAAGAAGAATTGTTGTCGGATGGATGGGAGTTCCAGAAGATGAAGATTTTCCTACAGTTAAAAATGAATGGATACATTGCTTGACTTTGCCAAGAGAGTTGAAAGTGAGAGATGGAAAACTTTATCAAGAACCAATTTCTGAAATGGTTTCAATAAGAGGGGAGAAAATGGAATTTGAAGGTTTTGTTAAAGGTGAAAAAGAGATTGGAAAAGGGAAAACTTATGAATTAATTGCCAAATTTAATGATATTTCTTCAGACTTTGGATTAAAATTGAGAGTTGGAAAAGACAGTGAAACTGTTGTAAAATTTGACTTTGAAGATAAAAAACTAGTTCTTGACAGAAGTTGCGGTGCACAAGCTGATAAGAGCGTAAGAAAAGTTTTTTTAGGCGATAGAAAAGATTTGGAACTTAGAATTTTTGTTGATAATTCTTCTGTTGAAATTTTTGTAAATAATGGAGAAGAAGTTTTTTCTTCAAGAATTTTCCCTTCAGAAAATGCTGACAAAATCATTGTTTTTGCTGAAAATGAAACGAAAGTAAAACTTGAAAAATGGGAATGGCAATAA
- the gltS gene encoding sodium/glutamate symporter, producing MKLDMIQTIGLSVILLLIGMKLRKKVKFFEKYCIPSPVIGGFLFSIISFILRQTEIVEISFDDTLQKFFMIMFFTSVGFNASLKLLKKGGKKVLIFLFVAIGLCILQNVVPILLSGLVGLKPLLALMTGSVAMTGGHGTSAAVAPEIEKMGYTGAKAIAIASATYGLIVGSMLGGPIASRLIKKHKLLPEHMAKENVEKDIDEEVLKKQRPYLDGERFSMAFFYILIAMGIGSYLSLFINFLLPAMKFPVYIGPMIVAAIIRNISDNVESLHAPTKEISILEDISLSLFLAMALMSLRLWDLIDLAGPVIILLLAQTLLIYLYLNFVTFKSMGSNYDAAVIVSGHCGFGMGATPNGISNMKAITEKYIYSKIAFFVIPIVGSLFIDFANISVITFFEVTLKRLAM from the coding sequence ATGAAACTTGATATGATTCAAACGATAGGTCTATCGGTTATTTTACTACTTATTGGGATGAAATTGAGAAAAAAAGTAAAATTTTTTGAAAAATACTGTATACCTTCACCGGTTATTGGTGGATTTTTATTTTCAATCATCTCTTTTATTTTGCGTCAGACGGAAATTGTAGAAATTAGTTTTGACGATACGCTTCAAAAATTTTTTATGATAATGTTTTTTACAAGTGTAGGATTTAACGCAAGTTTAAAGTTACTGAAAAAAGGTGGAAAAAAGGTACTTATATTTTTATTCGTGGCAATTGGACTTTGTATATTACAAAATGTTGTACCAATTTTGCTTTCAGGATTAGTTGGATTAAAACCGCTTCTTGCTCTTATGACAGGTTCTGTGGCAATGACGGGAGGACATGGTACTTCTGCAGCAGTTGCACCTGAAATCGAAAAAATGGGTTATACAGGAGCAAAGGCAATAGCAATAGCTTCAGCAACTTATGGACTTATTGTAGGTTCAATGTTAGGTGGTCCGATTGCAAGTCGTCTTATTAAAAAGCACAAATTGCTTCCTGAACATATGGCAAAAGAAAATGTTGAAAAAGATATAGACGAAGAAGTACTAAAAAAACAAAGACCATACCTTGATGGAGAAAGATTTTCAATGGCATTTTTCTATATTTTAATTGCCATGGGAATTGGTTCATATTTGTCACTTTTCATAAATTTTTTGCTTCCAGCAATGAAATTTCCAGTTTATATTGGACCTATGATTGTTGCAGCAATAATTAGAAATATTTCTGACAATGTAGAGTCACTTCACGCTCCAACAAAAGAAATTAGCATCTTGGAAGATATTTCCCTAAGTTTATTTTTAGCTATGGCATTAATGTCACTTAGATTGTGGGATTTAATAGATTTAGCAGGTCCTGTAATCATACTTCTACTAGCTCAAACTCTACTTATTTATTTGTATCTAAATTTTGTGACATTCAAATCTATGGGTTCAAATTACGATGCAGCTGTAATTGTTTCTGGTCATTGCGGATTTGGAATGGGAGCTACTCCTAACGGAATTTCAAATATGAAAGCGATTACAGAAAAATATATTTATTCAAAAATAGCGTTTTTTGTAATTCCGATAGTTGGTTCACTTTTTATAGATTTCGCAAATATAAGTGTAATCACTTTCTTCGAAGTTACGCTAAAAAGACTGGCTATGTAA
- the era gene encoding GTPase Era, translating into MKSVFITIVGRPNVGKSTLTNKLVNEKVAIVSDKAGTTRDQIKGIVNINENQFIFVDTPGIHKPKHLLGEHMTNIAIEALENVDLIMFMLDGTKEISTGDMFVNEHIRAVNTPIVAIINKIDKMTDAEIEEKKVEIREKLGDFDEIITLTAEYGIGVHKIFDVAENYLSNDMWFYPEDYYTDLPVNKIVVETIREKILHHTKDEVPHSVAVEIINVETKPTIRKYDVNIYVERDSQKGIIIGKDGALLKKIGIEARREIEHLIDLKVNLKLWVKVKKKWRKNSKFLDEMGYSSKKK; encoded by the coding sequence TTGAAATCAGTATTTATAACAATTGTAGGTCGACCAAATGTTGGAAAATCTACTCTTACAAATAAACTTGTAAATGAAAAAGTGGCAATTGTTTCAGATAAGGCTGGAACGACAAGAGATCAAATAAAAGGAATTGTAAATATAAACGAGAATCAATTTATTTTCGTCGACACTCCAGGGATTCACAAGCCAAAACATCTTTTGGGAGAGCATATGACAAATATTGCAATAGAAGCGCTGGAAAATGTTGATTTAATAATGTTTATGCTAGATGGAACCAAAGAAATCTCAACTGGAGATATGTTTGTAAATGAACATATAAGAGCGGTAAATACGCCAATTGTTGCAATTATCAATAAAATTGACAAAATGACAGATGCCGAAATTGAAGAAAAAAAAGTGGAAATTAGAGAAAAACTAGGAGATTTTGACGAAATAATCACGCTTACTGCAGAATATGGAATCGGAGTTCACAAAATATTTGATGTGGCAGAAAACTATTTATCTAATGATATGTGGTTTTATCCTGAAGATTATTACACAGATTTACCTGTGAATAAAATTGTGGTGGAAACAATAAGAGAAAAAATTCTTCATCATACAAAAGACGAAGTTCCGCATAGCGTGGCAGTTGAAATAATAAATGTTGAAACTAAACCGACGATAAGAAAATATGATGTGAATATTTATGTCGAAAGAGATAGCCAAAAAGGGATTATCATTGGAAAAGATGGTGCTTTGCTAAAAAAAATTGGAATTGAAGCGAGAAGAGAAATTGAACATCTCATTGATTTAAAAGTAAATTTAAAACTTTGGGTGAAAGTTAAGAAAAAATGGAGAAAAAATAGTAAATTTCTTGACGAAATGGGTTACAGCTCAAAAAAAAAATAA
- a CDS encoding DUF896 domain-containing protein, which yields MEDIIKKINEFTKISRERELTEEEKKEREKYRKLYIEKFKTSMRGHLDSIKVVRVDDNGNPVDKDGKVIEPDA from the coding sequence ATGGAAGATATTATAAAAAAAATTAACGAATTTACTAAAATTTCAAGAGAACGAGAACTTACTGAAGAAGAAAAAAAAGAACGAGAAAAATATAGAAAACTTTATATTGAAAAATTCAAAACTTCGATGAGAGGACATCTTGACAGCATAAAAGTTGTGCGAGTTGACGACAATGGAAATCCTGTTGACAAAGATGGGAAGGTTATTGAACCAGACGCATAA
- a CDS encoding HAD family hydrolase — protein sequence MKYELVLFDMDGTLLDTSNSIAMTVNSTMKELGLKTYPVNDCVKFAGGGVTGLTKNILEKEKYDIDKELFSKTIRKYYDIYFDYKVEPYKEIPKILDFLEKNKIKKGIITNKDHNTALSVAKEKLKKWEFCEIIGSDEKNYPNKPNPYNVDRLSEKFGIPKEKILFVGDMLVDVNTAKNAKVDIAYCKWGFGVIKGEMGIDESCKIELAEDIIKKIKGE from the coding sequence ATGAAATATGAACTAGTACTTTTCGATATGGACGGAACTCTTCTTGATACTTCAAATTCCATTGCAATGACTGTAAATAGCACAATGAAAGAATTGGGACTTAAAACATATCCTGTAAATGATTGCGTGAAATTTGCAGGTGGTGGAGTTACTGGACTTACTAAAAATATTTTGGAAAAAGAAAAATATGACATTGATAAAGAACTTTTTTCTAAAACAATCAGAAAATATTACGACATCTATTTTGACTACAAAGTCGAACCTTATAAAGAAATTCCTAAAATACTTGACTTTTTGGAAAAAAATAAAATAAAAAAAGGGATTATTACGAATAAAGACCACAACACTGCACTTTCTGTAGCAAAAGAAAAACTTAAAAAATGGGAATTTTGTGAAATAATTGGCTCAGACGAAAAAAATTATCCCAATAAGCCAAATCCTTATAATGTTGACAGGCTTTCTGAAAAATTTGGAATTCCAAAAGAAAAAATTTTGTTTGTGGGAGATATGCTTGTCGATGTAAATACGGCTAAAAATGCTAAAGTTGACATTGCCTACTGCAAATGGGGATTTGGAGTTATAAAAGGAGAAATGGGAATTGATGAAAGCTGTAAAATTGAATTGGCTGAAGATATTATTAAAAAAATAAAAGGAGAATAA
- a CDS encoding pseudouridylate synthase, with translation MDLKTENLENKNYIDLRKFENTKYFGYLFFVEYDGKKFDSFDENPNKRSVKLEFKNLLLKNGIKNFSGIQQAGRTDAFVSAKENVLYLNLKKVLDFSQLKIKKINGLEIKEIKRTVPFLEFPEMVKKRYYIYEYPEKLIKNDDEKIELICEKISGKKDFSEFTNKKGKQLKEKIREVLVSYKNKKLYFSGNKFLPQQVRIMSNFILFGKKTPLDGKYLTLEKVEFFDEMEKLIFKKIEKLEDLFYEKNFLEKNEFEELEKIQKIEKNDYFTVLFVKNKDKGQFIGKKGKNIKKIKKIVGNVVVKAL, from the coding sequence ATGGATTTAAAAACAGAAAATTTAGAAAATAAAAATTATATAGATTTGAGAAAATTTGAAAATACAAAATATTTTGGATATTTATTTTTTGTTGAATATGACGGAAAAAAATTTGATTCTTTTGATGAAAATCCTAATAAAAGGAGCGTAAAACTGGAATTTAAAAATCTTCTTTTAAAAAATGGAATTAAAAATTTTTCTGGAATTCAACAGGCGGGGAGAACAGATGCTTTTGTTAGTGCAAAAGAAAATGTTTTGTATTTGAATTTGAAAAAAGTTCTGGATTTTTCGCAATTAAAAATAAAAAAAATAAATGGACTTGAGATAAAAGAAATAAAAAGGACAGTTCCGTTTTTAGAATTTCCTGAAATGGTTAAAAAAAGGTATTATATTTACGAATATCCAGAAAAACTTATTAAAAATGATGATGAAAAAATTGAATTGATTTGTGAAAAAATTTCTGGGAAAAAAGACTTTTCAGAGTTTACAAATAAAAAAGGGAAACAATTAAAAGAAAAAATAAGAGAAGTTCTTGTTTCGTATAAAAATAAAAAACTGTATTTTTCTGGAAATAAATTTTTGCCACAGCAAGTGAGAATTATGAGCAATTTTATTTTGTTTGGAAAAAAAACTCCACTTGACGGAAAATATTTGACTCTTGAAAAAGTGGAATTTTTTGATGAAATGGAAAAACTAATTTTTAAAAAAATTGAAAAACTTGAAGATTTATTTTATGAAAAAAACTTTTTAGAAAAAAATGAATTTGAAGAACTTGAAAAAATCCAAAAAATTGAAAAAAATGATTATTTTACGGTTCTTTTTGTAAAAAATAAAGACAAGGGTCAATTTATTGGAAAAAAGGGAAAAAATATTAAAAAAATTAAAAAAATTGTTGGAAATGTTGTTGTAAAAGCGTTGTAA
- a CDS encoding HD domain-containing protein: MNVFKKFYDYYFPKINKAYMAEMIKILNEKEKKVFLEMSEYDKFHSLEVLKKIKKTELKNEKIYLKLALLHDCGKGKASFFKRVLHKFGFFTKLQNHPKIGAKKLENIDKNLSVLIENHHKKNYSQKMTIFQECDDKS, translated from the coding sequence ATGAATGTTTTTAAAAAATTTTATGATTATTATTTTCCAAAAATTAATAAAGCCTATATGGCTGAAATGATAAAAATTCTTAATGAAAAAGAAAAAAAAGTCTTTTTGGAAATGTCCGAATACGACAAGTTTCACTCTTTGGAAGTTCTAAAAAAAATAAAAAAAACTGAGTTAAAAAATGAAAAAATATATTTGAAATTGGCACTTTTGCACGACTGCGGAAAAGGAAAAGCATCATTTTTTAAAAGAGTTTTGCATAAATTCGGATTTTTCACAAAACTTCAAAATCATCCAAAAATTGGAGCAAAAAAATTGGAAAATATTGATAAGAATTTATCAGTTTTGATTGAAAATCATCACAAAAAAAATTATTCACAAAAGATGACAATTTTTCAAGAATGCGATGATAAAAGTTAA
- a CDS encoding RluA family pseudouridine synthase, which translates to MENQKEIIIISSEKAGIRIDKFLAEEFDLTRTRIQNLIKDENILVNSKKTKASYKIEENDEIEMEIPKLEEIEIKPENIEINIVYEDEDLAIINKSAGMVVHPAHGHNSRTLVNAIMYHIKDLSGINGKIRPGIVHRLDKDTSGLIIIAKNDKSHLKLSNMFSTKEIKKTYLTIVKGKINKKSGRIVTNIGRNKLDRKKMTVVAAPNGKNAITNFEVLAQNERFSFVKVNIETGRTHQIRVHMKYLGFPILGDSTYGRSDSEKRQMLHSYKLEFNHPTSNEKMIIFGELPQDFKKALRKCGFENFEKIIEG; encoded by the coding sequence TTGGAAAATCAAAAAGAAATAATAATTATTTCAAGTGAAAAAGCTGGAATTCGAATTGACAAATTTCTTGCCGAAGAATTTGATTTAACAAGAACAAGAATCCAAAATCTCATAAAAGATGAAAATATTTTGGTAAATAGCAAAAAGACAAAGGCATCTTATAAAATTGAAGAAAACGATGAAATTGAAATGGAAATTCCAAAACTGGAAGAAATTGAAATTAAACCAGAAAATATTGAAATTAATATAGTTTACGAAGACGAAGATTTGGCAATTATAAATAAAAGTGCTGGAATGGTTGTTCATCCAGCTCACGGACATAACAGCAGAACACTTGTAAATGCAATCATGTATCACATTAAAGATTTATCGGGAATTAACGGAAAAATCAGACCTGGAATTGTCCACAGACTTGACAAGGACACAAGCGGACTTATAATTATCGCTAAAAATGACAAATCACATTTAAAATTGTCAAATATGTTTTCTACAAAAGAAATAAAAAAAACATATCTCACAATTGTGAAAGGAAAAATAAATAAAAAAAGTGGGCGAATTGTGACAAATATTGGACGAAATAAATTAGATAGAAAAAAAATGACAGTTGTCGCTGCACCAAATGGAAAAAATGCGATTACAAACTTTGAAGTTTTAGCTCAAAACGAAAGATTTTCATTTGTAAAAGTAAACATTGAAACTGGAAGAACGCATCAAATCAGGGTTCATATGAAATATTTGGGATTTCCAATTTTGGGAGATTCAACTTATGGAAGAAGTGATTCTGAAAAAAGACAGATGTTACATTCATACAAACTTGAGTTTAATCATCCAACTTCAAATGAAAAAATGATAATTTTTGGCGAATTACCACAAGATTTTAAAAAAGCACTTAGAAAATGTGGATTTGAAAATTTTGAAAAAATTATAGAAGGTTAA
- a CDS encoding ribonuclease HII, with translation MKTEKKEENEEKNAKREKIIKEKKKKEDFEKQDLKKFDESFRKIVLGVDEAGRGPLAGPVVASAVIIKNDFDEIVEINDSKKLTEKKREKLYEAIISNCIVGVGIASEMEIDEINILNATFLAMRRAIDKVKEIANFDIVLVDGNHKIREFSGEQECVIKGDSKSLAIAAASIVAKVTRDKMMCEIAKEFPEYNFEKHKGYGTKAHRKVLIEIGPCKYHRKSFLKKILNN, from the coding sequence ATGAAAACAGAAAAAAAAGAAGAAAACGAAGAAAAGAATGCAAAAAGAGAAAAAATTATAAAAGAAAAAAAGAAAAAAGAAGATTTTGAAAAACAAGATTTAAAAAAATTTGACGAAAGTTTTAGAAAAATTGTGCTTGGTGTTGATGAAGCAGGAAGAGGACCTCTGGCTGGACCTGTAGTGGCAAGTGCAGTAATTATAAAAAATGATTTTGATGAAATTGTGGAAATTAACGATTCTAAAAAGTTAACTGAAAAGAAAAGAGAAAAACTGTATGAAGCAATAATTTCAAATTGTATTGTCGGAGTTGGAATTGCTTCAGAAATGGAAATTGACGAAATAAATATATTGAATGCGACATTTCTTGCTATGCGCCGTGCTATTGATAAAGTTAAAGAAATAGCAAATTTTGACATTGTGCTTGTTGATGGAAATCACAAAATACGAGAATTTAGCGGTGAACAAGAATGCGTTATAAAAGGAGATTCAAAATCTCTAGCAATTGCTGCAGCTTCAATTGTGGCTAAAGTCACAAGAGATAAAATGATGTGTGAAATAGCTAAAGAATTTCCTGAATATAACTTTGAAAAGCATAAAGGTTACGGGACAAAAGCTCACAGGAAAGTTTTGATTGAAATTGGACCTTGTAAATATCACAGAAAATCATTTTTGAAAAAAATTCTTAATAATTAA
- a CDS encoding nitroreductase family protein, protein MNETIKLLQNRRSVREFTGEKIKDEDLKLILKTAQRAASSVNGQQISLIVVRDKDKLKKISELSHNQKHIEECDAFIFVLADFYRSTYAANSVGKRNVGPKTADGVVVGAVDAGIMVNAIETAAISLGYGMTVIGAIRSSLKEFSKMLGLPKYVIPIVGAALGVPKDRPLSRLKPRVPFDSFVFFDKYDAKKVEEGVEEHEKDMVAWRKENNTSQLPTYKEMIVRIYENPHNKLVESLKSQGFDVLDEIEIDEK, encoded by the coding sequence ATGAATGAAACAATAAAATTATTACAAAATAGACGATCTGTGAGAGAATTTACAGGAGAAAAAATTAAAGATGAAGATTTGAAATTAATCTTAAAAACTGCGCAAAGAGCTGCAAGTTCGGTAAATGGACAGCAAATTTCATTGATTGTTGTAAGAGATAAGGATAAATTGAAAAAAATTTCAGAATTATCTCACAATCAAAAACATATTGAAGAATGTGACGCTTTTATATTTGTGTTAGCTGATTTTTATCGTTCTACATACGCCGCAAATTCTGTGGGAAAAAGAAATGTTGGTCCTAAAACAGCGGATGGAGTTGTTGTAGGTGCTGTTGATGCAGGAATAATGGTAAATGCTATAGAAACTGCTGCAATTTCTTTGGGATATGGAATGACTGTGATTGGAGCTATAAGAAGCTCATTAAAAGAATTTTCCAAAATGCTTGGACTTCCAAAATATGTAATTCCTATAGTTGGAGCAGCACTTGGAGTACCAAAAGATAGACCGCTTTCAAGATTAAAACCTAGAGTGCCGTTTGACTCGTTTGTATTTTTTGATAAATATGACGCTAAAAAAGTGGAAGAAGGGGTAGAAGAGCATGAAAAGGATATGGTTGCTTGGAGAAAAGAAAATAATACTTCACAATTGCCAACTTACAAAGAAATGATTGTAAGAATTTATGAAAATCCGCATAATAAATTAGTAGAATCTCTAAAATCGCAAGGATTTGATGTTTTGGATGAAATTGAAATTGACGAAAAATAG